The Gossypium raimondii isolate GPD5lz chromosome 2, ASM2569854v1, whole genome shotgun sequence genome segment TGTTGGTTGCTCAGGGTCAGGGCTCTAATGGCTGCCAACAACATGCCAGCTGGAATAGACAAAGAGCAGGTTAGCTGagctctctcttttttttttcccatagTTTTAAATAACTTTGCTTCGAATTAATACTCTTGAATTGAAGAAAGACTTGATCTTTTTCCATTGATCGGTTTGGGCTTTTTGTTTTATTGAGTTCGGAGTGTTGAAGTAAATGTAATGTTTGGGTCACCGCTAGTCTCAATGGATCAAGGTGTTTGTTTGTAATGGAACTGACTGGAAATGGTGTTTTGAGATTCATTTCGTTTTGGGTTTTTGTTGAAAGATTGTGAATTGTGATTTTATTTATCTGTGtttcttgtttttctatttttccgaTCCGGGTGATTTACAGTTCATGTTTTGAACACATTGCAGGCCTTTGGCATGGCGGAAACAGAGATGGAATATAGGGTAGAACTTTTTAACAGGTAAGGCAGAATTGCccaaattttgatgaatatgtttaGGATTAAACAAGAAATGTCATAATTGCTATGCGAAATGCATGTAACCTTTGTTTCGCCGTGTAAAACTCCCTGTATGCTCGATATTATCTGCTGAGCAAGGAAAATTTCTTAGTAGAGAACTTGAAAAAGGACCTCAATGGCCCGGTTTGATTCTGTGTTATCAATAGTGTGGCAGTATTTTCTGTTACTTTGCAAGCTTTTATGCCACCAATACTTGAATTTCTGAATTCAGCATGGTTTTGTGAATGTCGTTCAGGCTTGCACAAACATGTTTCAACAAGTGTGTTGATAAAAGGTACGAGTAGTCCC includes the following:
- the LOC105788754 gene encoding mitochondrial import inner membrane translocase subunit TIM10 — translated: MAANNMPAGIDKEQAFGMAETEMEYRVELFNRLAQTCFNKCVDKRYKESELNMGENSCIDRCVSKYWQVNSMIGQMLSAGGRPPM